The following are encoded together in the Bactrocera neohumeralis isolate Rockhampton chromosome 6, APGP_CSIRO_Bneo_wtdbg2-racon-allhic-juicebox.fasta_v2, whole genome shotgun sequence genome:
- the LOC126762938 gene encoding uncharacterized protein LOC126762938 isoform X1 yields the protein MSALLSYLLCASAVILTLAAPQYVDPYATSNPQFAQLSTTPYTGYGTNIRIWPWVIGQYTYPSNQYYSNSWNTNTNPSSFPYGYNPYNPANTYNPYSNYNPYGNTNNYNNYNPYNPYNRNTGTNTYWNGFAWVNSFRSASKLRK from the exons atgagTGCCTTATTATCCTATTTATTGTGCGCAAGCGCCGTTATACTCAcg CTGGCAGCACCGCAGTACGTCGATCCTTACGCGACGTCGAATCCACAGTTTGCACAGCTGAGCACCACACCATATACAGGGTATGGCACAAATATTCGCATATGGCCATGGGTTATTGGGCAATATACCTACCCAAGTAACCAGTATTATTCAAACTCCTGGAATACTAATACGAATCCTTCCAGCTTTCCATATGGTTATAATCCATACAACCCCGCTAACACCTACAACCCTTACAGCAACTACAACCCCTACGgcaacaccaacaactacaacaactacaacccGTATAACCCTTACAACAGAAATACGGGCACGAACACCTATTGGAACGGCTTCGCGTGGGTAAATAGTTTTCGCTCGGCGAGTAAACTCAGGAAGTGA
- the LOC126762938 gene encoding staphylococcal secretory antigen SsaA isoform X2, which yields MSALLSYLLCASAVILTLAAPQYVDPYATSNPQFAQLSTTPYTGFPYGYNPYNPANTYNPYSNYNPYGNTNNYNNYNPYNPYNRNTGTNTYWNGFAWVNSFRSASKLRK from the exons atgagTGCCTTATTATCCTATTTATTGTGCGCAAGCGCCGTTATACTCAcg CTGGCAGCACCGCAGTACGTCGATCCTTACGCGACGTCGAATCCACAGTTTGCACAGCTGAGCACCACACCATATACAGG CTTTCCATATGGTTATAATCCATACAACCCCGCTAACACCTACAACCCTTACAGCAACTACAACCCCTACGgcaacaccaacaactacaacaactacaacccGTATAACCCTTACAACAGAAATACGGGCACGAACACCTATTGGAACGGCTTCGCGTGGGTAAATAGTTTTCGCTCGGCGAGTAAACTCAGGAAGTGA